From one Melioribacteraceae bacterium genomic stretch:
- a CDS encoding Glu/Leu/Phe/Val dehydrogenase, whose amino-acid sequence MESYNSFKVAQQQVLESAKLLNLDQATVELLIYPQREFKFTFPVKMDNGKVKIFHGWRIQYNTARGPAKGGIRFHPDETVDTIRALACWMTWKTAVVDLPLGGGKGGVCCDPKSLSDRELEAISRGYIRAIAPVIGIERDIPAPDVYTNPQTMTWMMDEYETIINKHQPGILTDKPQQVGGTEGRRDATARGGVINVREACKVYGFDPTKTYAIQGFGNAGQRAALLHQELLGGGKLIAVSDSRAAIYNQEGMDPKELVTHKLKTGSVNNFPGAKSIPHDELLTLDVEILYPAALENAITSENAHNIKAKIISELANGPTTPEADLILNKNGIHVIPDILASAGGVTVSYFEMVQDKYSYFWEEEQVQQRLDKKISKAYHTVQEAIKDKKVHPRLAAMVVGVARVAEACKLRGWV is encoded by the coding sequence ATGGAATCTTACAATTCATTCAAGGTGGCTCAGCAGCAAGTTCTCGAGTCAGCTAAATTATTAAATTTAGATCAAGCTACTGTTGAGTTATTAATTTATCCTCAAAGAGAATTTAAGTTCACATTCCCAGTTAAAATGGATAACGGTAAGGTCAAAATTTTTCATGGTTGGAGAATACAATATAATACGGCACGCGGACCGGCAAAAGGCGGTATTAGATTTCATCCCGATGAAACAGTCGATACTATAAGAGCATTAGCATGTTGGATGACCTGGAAAACAGCTGTAGTCGATTTACCGCTCGGCGGCGGTAAAGGCGGTGTTTGCTGTGATCCTAAATCTTTATCCGATAGAGAACTTGAAGCAATTTCTCGCGGTTATATACGAGCTATTGCTCCGGTCATTGGAATTGAACGAGACATACCTGCCCCTGATGTTTATACAAATCCACAGACAATGACTTGGATGATGGACGAATACGAAACTATTATCAATAAGCATCAGCCGGGAATATTAACCGACAAACCTCAGCAAGTCGGCGGAACTGAAGGCAGACGTGACGCAACTGCACGTGGAGGTGTTATTAATGTTAGAGAAGCTTGTAAAGTTTATGGGTTCGACCCGACCAAGACTTATGCAATACAAGGGTTCGGTAATGCAGGCCAACGTGCTGCACTGCTTCATCAAGAACTTCTCGGCGGAGGGAAGCTTATTGCAGTAAGTGATTCACGTGCGGCAATTTATAATCAGGAAGGAATGGACCCGAAAGAATTGGTTACACACAAATTAAAAACCGGTTCTGTAAATAATTTTCCGGGAGCAAAATCAATTCCACATGATGAACTACTAACTCTTGATGTGGAAATCTTATATCCGGCCGCTTTAGAGAATGCAATAACTTCGGAAAATGCCCATAATATTAAAGCAAAAATAATAAGTGAATTAGCAAACGGTCCGACTACACCTGAAGCAGATTTGATCTTAAACAAAAACGGCATTCATGTAATACCCGATATTTTAGCGAGCGCCGGTGGTGTGACTGTTTCATATTTTGAAATGGTTCAGGATAAGTATTCATATTTCTGGGAGGAAGAACAAGTTCAGCAAAGATTGGATAAGAAAATTTCAAAAGCTTATCACACTGTACAAGAAGCGATTAAGGATAAAAAAGTTCATCCACGTTTGGCGGCAATGGTTGTCGGAGTTGCTCGTGTTGCTGAAGCTTGTAAATTACGTGGTTGGGTTTAA
- a CDS encoding alpha/beta fold hydrolase — protein MKKLCLILLFLTIYGIQMFAQLPPLIDREIFFGDPELSGAQISPDGNYITFIKPFNNVRNIWVKGIDEPFEDARPLTADTKRPIRSYFWSVDSKYVLFVQDKGGDENFRVYAVDPSASGDPVPEARDLTPFDDVRAMIYSVPNSSPNHIIIGLNDRNPQVHDVYKLNLTDGSKELLWQNDQNVVSWSVDLDGNLKLGIRILPDGGSELLKIDGDQLLPIYSVNNEETASPIRFTPDGNSFYLITNKGDELDKTQLMLYHLDNDKIEFIEKDPLDEVDFSGAYFSDITNELIFTAYVGDKQRLYFKNKEFEADYEKLKSLLPEGEVSLRSMTNDENIWVVGVSRDVDPGSVYIFDRTKGTAEFLYQSNPKLPSEHLAEMKPIRYEARDGLSIPGYLTLPKGIPSENLPTILLIHGGPWSRDYWGYDPIAQFLANRGYAVLQPNFRGSTGYGKHFLNAGNKEWGRGAMQHDITDAVNYLIKEGISDPNKVAIAGGSYGGYATLAGLAFTPEIYAAGFDIVGPSNIITLLNSIPPYWAPMKKIFDVRVGDINDSEERKMLEEQSPLNYAENITKPLFVVQGANDPRVKQAESDQIIVALRDLGRDVEYMIAEDEGHGFAGLENRLAMFYAMEKFFADHLGGRYQEDLRDEIKDRYNSLMVDINTVTLPEAQPNVIERVSEFDGSSIDLNGGKYEITVNARGQEIKMNMSREFSKTNVDGINAIQVIENVTGMMSGADTLYVNEKTLLPIKRSAKQAMATVKMNFSSDKVEGSIVAGPQNMPINLSLDSPVLSDGVGMEIAIASLPLAENYAVQIDQFDMMGAKSKQMNIKVVASETVNVSGKDYDAYKVEVKPAEDGDGESMLWISKDDRKIIKSESKLPAMMGGGTITTELTE, from the coding sequence ATTTGGGTAAAAGGTATTGATGAACCTTTCGAAGATGCTCGCCCTCTAACAGCCGATACTAAAAGACCAATAAGAAGTTACTTTTGGTCTGTCGATAGTAAATATGTTTTGTTTGTTCAAGATAAAGGTGGTGACGAGAATTTTAGAGTTTATGCCGTTGATCCATCCGCATCAGGTGACCCTGTTCCCGAAGCGAGAGATTTAACACCTTTCGACGATGTACGAGCAATGATTTATTCCGTTCCCAACAGTTCTCCAAATCATATCATCATAGGTTTGAATGACAGAAATCCGCAAGTGCATGATGTTTACAAATTGAATTTAACAGACGGAAGTAAAGAACTTTTATGGCAGAACGACCAAAACGTAGTTAGCTGGTCGGTTGATTTGGACGGAAATTTAAAACTCGGGATTAGAATATTACCAGATGGCGGAAGTGAATTATTAAAAATTGACGGTGATCAATTGCTTCCGATTTATTCTGTTAATAATGAAGAAACAGCATCACCAATCAGATTTACACCTGATGGCAATTCGTTTTATTTAATTACCAACAAAGGTGATGAATTAGATAAGACACAACTTATGCTCTACCATCTTGATAACGATAAAATAGAATTCATCGAAAAAGATCCTTTGGATGAAGTAGATTTTAGCGGCGCATATTTTTCCGACATAACAAATGAATTAATTTTTACTGCATATGTAGGTGATAAACAAAGACTTTATTTCAAGAACAAAGAATTTGAAGCGGATTACGAAAAATTAAAATCGCTTCTCCCCGAAGGTGAAGTTTCGTTACGCTCAATGACAAACGATGAAAATATTTGGGTTGTAGGCGTTTCTAGAGATGTTGATCCCGGTTCTGTTTATATCTTTGATAGAACGAAAGGTACTGCGGAATTTTTATATCAATCAAATCCCAAACTTCCATCTGAACATTTAGCAGAAATGAAACCTATACGATATGAAGCGCGTGATGGTTTATCAATACCGGGATATCTAACATTACCAAAAGGTATTCCTTCAGAAAATCTTCCTACCATACTTCTCATACACGGCGGACCGTGGTCACGTGATTACTGGGGATATGATCCGATAGCACAATTTCTTGCAAACAGAGGTTATGCGGTTCTGCAACCGAATTTTAGAGGATCAACCGGTTATGGGAAACATTTTCTAAATGCCGGAAATAAAGAATGGGGAAGAGGTGCAATGCAGCATGATATTACAGATGCTGTTAATTATCTGATAAAAGAAGGTATTTCAGATCCTAATAAAGTTGCAATAGCAGGCGGTTCATATGGTGGTTATGCTACATTAGCCGGTTTAGCATTTACACCTGAAATTTATGCAGCTGGATTTGATATTGTCGGTCCTTCGAATATTATTACGTTGTTAAATTCAATTCCGCCTTACTGGGCACCGATGAAAAAAATATTTGATGTAAGAGTAGGAGATATAAATGATTCTGAAGAAAGAAAAATGCTTGAGGAACAATCACCATTAAACTATGCTGAAAATATTACAAAACCGTTATTCGTTGTTCAAGGAGCAAACGATCCGCGTGTTAAACAAGCCGAATCTGATCAGATTATTGTTGCATTGCGAGATCTTGGAAGAGATGTAGAATATATGATAGCTGAAGATGAAGGTCATGGTTTTGCCGGATTAGAAAACAGACTAGCGATGTTTTATGCAATGGAAAAATTCTTTGCTGATCACTTAGGCGGTAGATATCAAGAAGATTTACGTGATGAAATTAAAGACAGATATAATTCTTTGATGGTTGATATAAATACGGTTACTCTACCGGAGGCTCAACCAAATGTAATTGAGAGAGTTTCTGAATTTGATGGTTCATCAATTGATCTTAATGGTGGAAAGTATGAAATAACTGTTAATGCCCGTGGTCAAGAAATTAAAATGAATATGTCACGTGAATTTTCAAAAACTAATGTTGACGGAATAAATGCAATACAAGTAATCGAAAATGTCACCGGTATGATGTCTGGAGCTGATACACTTTACGTTAATGAGAAAACATTGCTTCCAATCAAGCGTTCGGCAAAGCAAGCAATGGCGACTGTGAAAATGAATTTCTCTTCAGATAAAGTTGAGGGTTCGATTGTAGCCGGTCCACAAAACATGCCGATTAATCTTTCTCTGGATTCGCCTGTACTATCAGATGGCGTCGGTATGGAAATAGCAATTGCCTCACTTCCTTTAGCAGAGAATTACGCAGTTCAAATTGATCAATTTGATATGATGGGTGCAAAATCAAAGCAGATGAACATTAAAGTTGTCGCTTCAGAAACAGTGAATGTTTCCGGTAAGGATTATGATGCTTATAAGGTTGAAGTTAAACCTGCCGAAGATGGAGACGGTGAATCTATGTTATGGATTAGTAAAGATGACAGAAAAATTATAAAATCAGAAAGCAAACTTCCTGCAATGATGGGTGGCGGTACGATTACTACTGAATTAACTGAATAA